In Rhinatrema bivittatum chromosome 11, aRhiBiv1.1, whole genome shotgun sequence, a single window of DNA contains:
- the LOC115073400 gene encoding homeobox protein six1b-like: MSFGFTQEQVACVCEVLQQGGNIERLGRFLWSLPACDHLHKNESVLKAKAVVAFHRGNFRELYKILESYQFSPHNHSKLQQLWLKAHYVEAEKLRGRPLGAVGKYRVRRKFPLPRTIWDGEETSYCFKEKSRGVLREWYIHNPYPSPREKRELAEATGLTTTQVSNWFKNRRQRDRAAETKERENGEGGTPKDLQVELPTAGGNLTSDRSIIHSSDDEISPANSPLPCSNSPSLMYSGVPYSGQPANVSHGHLLGTNIQQRQDFLHHRAFQDTILGSLTSSLVDLGS; this comes from the exons ATGAGTTTTGGATTCACCCAGGAGCaggttgcctgtgtgtgtgaggtcCTGCAGCAAGGGGGAAACATTGAACGCCTGGGACGCTTCCTCTGGTCACTGCCAGCCTGTGATCATCTGCACAAGAACGAGAGCGTCCTGAAAGCCAAGGCAGTGGTGGCCTTCCATCGGGGCAATTTCAGAGAGCTCTACAAGATCTTGGAGAGCTACCAGTTCTCTCCCCACAACCACTCCAAACTGCAGCAACTCTGGCTGAAGGCGCATTATGTGGAGGCGGAGAAGCTGAGGGGCAGACCCCTGGGGGCTGTGGGGAAGTACAGGGTCAGGCGTAAGTTCCCCCTGCCTAGGACCAtctgggatggagaggagaccagCTACTGCTTCAAG GAAAAGTCACGGGGCGTCTTGAGGGAGTGGTACATACACAACCCGTACCCATCTCCCCGGGAGAAGAGGGAACTAGCTGAAGCCACCGGACTGACCACCACGCAAGtcagcaattggttcaagaatcgCCGCCAGCGGGACCGTGCAGCTGAGACCAAGGAACG GGAGAACGGTGAGGGAGGCACACCAAAGGACCTCCAAGTGGAGCTTCCCACCGCGGGAGGAAATCTCACAAGCGACAGAAGCATTATCCACAGCTCAGATGATGAGATCTCGCCTGCCAACAGTCCCTTGCCCTGCTCTAACAGCCCCTCGCTCATGTACTCGGGGGTGCCCTATTCGGGGCAGCCTGCTAATGTCAGTCATGGCCATCTTCTAGGAACCAACATCCAGCAAAGACAGGACTTCCTGCACCATCGGGCATTCCAGGACACCATTCTTGGTTCGCTCACCTCCAGTCTGGTGGATTTAGGATCCTGA